In the genome of Quercus robur chromosome 3, dhQueRobu3.1, whole genome shotgun sequence, one region contains:
- the LOC126719834 gene encoding disease resistance protein RUN1-like — MDVIDSEEAEIMACRKALEFAIDAGFTELSIGSHSEQYTMLASGTWMVHGMYGPGGVGKTTIAKAVYNKILDHFEGSSFLENVRDKSRTFDGIIQLQEILLRESLGMNGQLKVCNELKGTIAIKNIHRNKRILLILDDVDKFYQIERLIGGFDWLGTGSRIIITTRNKHFLQTLRIHHSTYELKELDDHEALELFSMHAFHKNKPEEDYLKLTDQVICYAKGLPLALSIIGANLHGRSEMEWKSALDKYKMIPDKDIQKVLQVSYQGLDETEQDIFLYLACFFKGLYKDYVIDILNSCNLYPVIGIKNLIDKCLITVDQFKKLWMHDLLQQMGREIVRQESPQILGLRSRLWCYKDAFEVLTENKGSNNIRGIMIISPEPTKLQLKANCFEKMGNLKFLLVSNVDTCGDLEYLPNGLRVLDWSRFPSSSLPSNFRPHNLVVLNMPQSPIILDKIFEVARYSTRNEKFKYLCLAHTSIRELPPSFRNLTGFERLDFGSFNLCHLPRSLDQLQQLRILRLLDYDHLQQYLSNYGFLRLNFLQKLTSCFTPSKKCSLLGSEDLSLQESIVKFNRLQLLQIRDSKLLQKIPKLPESIREVWAINCISLNSESVRELFLQLRRKLELPQNTKYGDNILMDSYSRCKLSHQIDYSSKIGCSSKIDYSLSLFKPSRTLHEFLMNSIRDYRESYNIIVTGKKIPKCVSHSQLQQYFRNMMQGDQNLVEVSCKISWWSSRNGKFAPVIARMGLHAECICHPPNSVIIDDNSQNVNDNSNYSENVDDSSDDN; from the exons ATGGATGTTATAGATAGCGAGGAAGCAGAAATCATGGCTTGTAGGAAAGCTTTGGAATTTGCAATTGATGCAGGTTTCACAGAGTTGTCCATTGGGTCACATTCTGAACAATATACAATGCTAGCTTCAGGGACTTGGATGGTACACG GTATGTATGGCCCCGGTGGAGTGGGTAAAACAACCATTGCAAAAGCTgtttataacaaaatattagATCATTTCGAAGGAAGCAgctttttggaaaatgttagAGACAAGTCAAGGACATTTGATGGCATTATCCAACTACAAGAGATACTTCTTCGTGAGAGCCTAGGGATGAATGGACAACTGAAGGTGTGCAATGAATTGAAAGGAACCATTGCGATAAAGAACATACATCGCAATAAAAGAATTCTTCtaattcttgatgatgtggataAATTTTACCAAATAGAAAGATTGATTGGAGGATTTGATTGGCTTGGTACTGGAAGTCGAATAATTATAACAACAAGAAATAAACATTTCTTACAAACTTTAAGAATACATCATTCGACTTATGAGCTTAAGGAATTAGATGATCATGAAGCTCTTGAACTATTTAGTATGCATGCCTTTCATAAAAACAAACCCGAGGAAGATTATTTAAAACTTACTGATCAAGTTATATGTTATGCCAAGGGCCTTCCATTAGCTCTATCAATAATTGGTGCCAATTTGCATGGAAGAAgtgaaatggaatggaaaagTGCATTAGATAAGTACAAAATGATTCCTGACAAAGATATTCAAAAAGTACTCCAAGTAAGTTATCAAGGATTGGATGAAACGGAGCAAGATATTTTTCTCTATCTTGCATGTTTCTTCAAGGGTCTTTACAAGGATTATGTTATAGATATACTAAATTCTTGCAATCTATATCCAGTTATTGGTATTAAAAATCTTATAGATAAGTGTCTCATAACTGttgatcaatttaaaaaattatggatGCATGACTTGCTACAACAAATGGGTAGAGAGATTGTTCGACAAGAATCACCACAAATACTTGGATTGCGTAGCAGACTATGGTGTTATAAGGATGCTTTTGAAGTACTAACGGAAAATAAG GGATCTAATAACATTCGAGGCATAATGATAATCTCGCCTGAACCAACAAAGTTGCAACTAAAAGCTAACTGTTTTGAGAAGATGGGAAATCTCAAGTTCCTTTTGGTTAGTAATGTTGATACTTGTGGAGATCTTGAATATCTTCCCAATGGATTAAGGGTGCTTGATTGGTCTAGATTTCCTTCATCTTCCCTACCATCCAATTTTCGTCCTCACAACCTTGTTGTACTTAACATGCCACAAAGTCCCATTATATTGGACAAGATTTTCGAg GTTGCCCGATATTccacaagaaatgaaaaatttaagTATCTATGTTTGGCACACACTTCCATTAGAGAACTTCCTCCATCATTTAGGAATCTCACTGGGTTTGAGCGATTAGATTTTGGTTCTTTCAATTTGTGCCATCTTCCAAGAAGCCTCGATCAATTGCAACAGCTTCGCATACTCAGGCTTCTTGATTATGACCATTTGCAACAATATTTGTCAAATTATGGTTTTCTAAGGTTGAATTTTCTACAAAAGTTGACTTCTTGTTTCACCCCCTCAAAGAAATGTTCATTATTGGGGAGTGAAGATTTGAGCCTCCAAGAAAGCATTGTCAAATTCAATAGATTACAATTGCTTCAGATTAGGGATTCCAAGTTACTTCAGAAAATTCCAAAGCTTCCAGAAAGTATAAGAGAAGTATGGGCAATAAATTGCATCTCATTGAATTCAGAATCAGTAAGAGAATTATTCCTTCAG CTTAGAAGAAAGTTAGAGCttccacaaaatacaaaatatggAGACAACATATTAATGGATTCTTATTCACGTTGCAAATTATCGCATCAGATTGATTACTCTTCCAAGATTGGTTGCTCTTCTAAGATTGATTACTCCCTCTCCCTCTTCAAGCCCTCACGCACTCTACATGAGTTTCTGATGAATTCTATAAGGGATTATAGAGAGTCATATAATATTATAGTAACAGGAAAGAAGATTCCAAAGTG TGTTTCTCATAGCCAATTACAGCAGTATTTCAGAAACATGATGCAAGGTGATCAGAATCTTGTTGAGGTTTCATGTAAAATCTCTTGGTGGAGTAGTAGAAATGGAAAATTCGCTCCTGTGATTGCAAGGATGGGGTTACATGCAGAATGCATTTGTCATCCTCCAAATTCTGTTATCATTGATGACAACTCTCAAAATGTTAATGACAACTCTAACTACTCTGAAAATGTTGATGATAGCTCTGATGACAATTGA